Proteins found in one Paenibacillus sp. FSL R10-2782 genomic segment:
- a CDS encoding GNAT family protein — protein sequence MPMSLYNMPQGILLRPFSLADSEALLALRLTNRESHAPYEPLHGDSFFTLEEQQEYIRQKLRQAEEDRGYSFGIFLLEDERLIGYISISNLVRGVGQFADIGYMMDQHEQGKGHMTAALKLTIQFAFRALSLHRLQAGTLLHNERSQRVLQKCGFQPEGIARKLVQIQGTWQDHRMFGLLAEDNVWQTWTATPSAQSHI from the coding sequence ATGCCTATGAGCCTGTATAACATGCCTCAAGGTATCTTGTTGCGACCATTTAGCCTGGCGGATAGTGAAGCTCTACTGGCCCTCAGGCTTACAAATAGGGAGTCTCATGCACCGTACGAGCCACTTCACGGCGACTCATTTTTCACGCTGGAAGAACAGCAGGAATATATCCGTCAAAAATTGCGTCAAGCCGAGGAGGATCGGGGATATTCGTTCGGTATCTTTCTCTTGGAGGACGAGCGTCTCATCGGGTATATCTCTATTTCTAATCTTGTGCGAGGCGTGGGACAATTCGCCGATATCGGCTACATGATGGATCAGCACGAACAAGGCAAAGGACACATGACCGCAGCTTTGAAGCTGACCATACAATTTGCATTCCGCGCCCTATCACTTCACCGACTGCAAGCCGGCACCCTGCTGCATAACGAACGCTCACAGCGTGTACTGCAAAAATGCGGCTTTCAGCCTGAAGGCATTGCCCGCAAGCTGGTACAAATTCAAGGGACATGGCAGGATCATCGAATGTTCGGGCTTTTAGCCGAGGATAACGTGTGGCAAACCTGGACCGCTACACCATCTGCTCAGAGCCATATATAA
- the tadA gene encoding tRNA adenosine(34) deaminase TadA — MTTIDHAYWMKEAIQEAYKAEALGEVPIGAVIVKDNEIIGRGYNLRETNADPTAHAEMVAIRQASEHLGAWRLLDCRLYVTLEPCPMCAGAIVQSRVPYLIYGTTDPKAGCAGTLMNLLQEPRFNHCTEVISGILQEECASLLTDFFRQLRQKRAAAKLPSPPSSS, encoded by the coding sequence GTGACCACGATAGATCACGCTTATTGGATGAAAGAAGCTATTCAAGAAGCGTATAAGGCAGAAGCGTTGGGTGAAGTGCCCATCGGAGCTGTCATCGTAAAAGATAATGAAATCATAGGACGCGGTTACAACTTGCGTGAGACGAACGCTGACCCGACAGCACATGCCGAAATGGTCGCCATTCGTCAGGCCAGCGAGCATCTGGGGGCCTGGCGCCTGCTGGATTGCAGGCTGTATGTCACTCTGGAACCGTGTCCCATGTGCGCCGGAGCCATTGTACAATCACGGGTTCCCTATTTGATCTACGGCACCACTGATCCGAAAGCAGGCTGTGCGGGCACGCTGATGAATCTCCTACAGGAGCCTCGATTCAATCATTGCACTGAGGTGATCAGCGGCATTCTTCAAGAGGAATGCGCCTCGCTGCTGACGGATTTTTTTCGTCAGCTACGGCAAAAAAGAGCCGCTGCCAAGCTACCTTCTCCACCGTCTTCATCCTGA